The sequence CCACGCCGGTGCCCAGCGCCACGCCAGGCTTCAGGTTGAAGGAAAGCGTGACTGCGGGAAGCTGCCCGAGATGCGTGACCGCCAGCGGCCCCACCGACGGGCGCAGCCGCGCCACGGCGTCCAGGGGCACAAGCTGTCCCGTGCCAGAACGGATGTAAAGCAGCGGCAGGGCCGCGGGATCCCTCTGGTAGCGCGGCTCAAGCTCCATGATGACCCGGTACTCGTTCGTCGGGGTGTAGATGGTGGAAATCTGGCGGGCGCCGTAGCTGGTGTACAGCGCGTCTTCGATCTGTGCCGCGGTCACCCCCAGCGCGGAGGCCTTGTCGCGGTCGATCAGCACGTCCACCTGGGGATTCTTGATCTGCATGTCGGTGTTGACGTCCTGCAGGCCGGGCAGCGTACGCGCCTTGGCTTCGAACTCCGCGGCCGCGCGGTACAGCGCGGTGGTCTCGGTGCTCTGCATGGTGAACTGGTAGAGCGCCTTGGTGAGCTGCCCGCCGATGCGGATGGGCGGCAGATTCTGCGGATAGGCGCGGATCCCCGGCACCACGGCGAGCTTCGGACGCAGATCCTCGATAATGCGGTCCACGTGGGGCCGCGTGTTGCGCGGCGTCAGCCGAATGAACAGCCGGCCGGAGTTCGATCCGCCGGCGGCGCCCGACGAGCCGCCGCCGATGCTCGAGAAAGCGTTGGCCACGTAAGGCTGCTGCTGCACGATGGCCATGAGCTGCTTCTGATGCTCGGCCATGGCTTCGAAGGAGATGCCCTCCTGCGCTTCGGTAAAGATAAATACCTGGCCGGTATCCTCGCTGGGCAGGAAGCCCTTGGGGATCACCCGGAAGAGCTCCACCGTCCCGGCCAGCATCAGCACGGAGAGCAACACCGTGGCCAAGCGGTGGCGCAGGGCGAAGCGCAGCGAGCCTTCGTAAGCGCGCTCCACCGCCTGGTATCCGTTTTCGAAGGAATTGTAGAGCCAACCGTGCTTCTGCTCGTGCGCGGAACGCAGGAAGCGGCTGCAGAGCATGGGCGTCAGGGTCAAGGAGACAAACCCGGAGACGAGAATGGCCATGCCGATGGTCACCGAGAATTCGTGCAGCAGCCGGCCCAGAATCCCGCCCATGAACAGCACCGGCAGGAACACCGCGGCCAGCGACAAAGTCATCGACAGAATGGTGAAGCCGACCTCGCGCGCCCCGCGGAAGGCCGCCTCCATCACCGGCTCACCCGCCTCCATGTGGCGGACGATGTTCTCCAGCATGACGATGGCGTCGTCCACGACGAAGCCGACCGAGAGCGTCAGCGCCATCATGGAGAGGTTGTCCACGGAATAACCGAGCAGGTACATCACGGCAAAAGTGCCAATGATGGACATGGGCACGGCCAGGCTGGGTATGACGGTGGCGGAGAGATTGCGCAGGAACAGGAAGATGACCAGGATGACCAGAGCGATGGTCAGCAGCAGCGTGGTTTTGACGTCGTGCACCGAATCGCGGATGGAGACCGAGCGATCATAGAGGATTTCGAGCTTCACCGAGGGCGGGATCTGCGCGCGGTAGACGGGCATGAGCCGCTTGATGGAATCCACGACCTCGACGGTATTGGTGCCCGGTTGCCGCTGCACGGCCAGAACGATGGCGCGTTCGCCGTTGAACCAACTGGCCACCTTATCGTTCTCCACGCTGTCCAGGACGCTGCCGACATCAGCGAGGCGCACCGGCGAGCCCCCGCGGTAGGCCACGATGAGCGACCGGTAAGCCGCCGCGTTGGTGAGCTGCCCCGTGGCCTGCACGGTCACCGCGCGGTGCTGCCCCCAGAGCGTGCCCGTGGGCAGATTGACGTTGCCCTGCTGCACCGCCTTTTGCACCTCGTCCACGCCGATGCCACGGCTGGCCAGCTTGCGCGGATCGAGCTGCACGCGCACGGCATACTTCTGCGCGCCGTAGACGCTGACCTGGGCCACGCCGCTGATGGTCGAGATGCGCTGCGCCAGATAGGTCTCGGCGAACTCGTCCACCAGAGAAAGCGGCAGGCTCGGCGAGGACATCGCGATGTACAGAATGGGCTGGTCCGCCGGGTTGACCTTAAAAAACGACGGTGGGGCGGGCATGTTCTGCGGCAACTGCGCGCCCGCCTGGGTGATCGCGGTTTGCACGTCCTGGGCCGCGCCATCCAGGTTGCGGTTGAGGTTGAACTGCAGGGTGATCTGCGTGGTGCCGAGCTGATTCACCGAGGACATCGAATCCAGGCCCTGAATCGTGGAGAACTGCTTTTCCAGCGGAGTGGCCACGCTCGAGGCCATGGTCTCCGGGCTGGCGCCCGGCAGCGCCGCAAACACCTGAATCGTCGGAAAATCCACGTTGGGCAAGTCGCTCACCGGCAGGATGCGGTAGGCGAACAGGCCGAAGAATAGAATCGCCAGCATCACCAGGGTGGTGGCAATCGGGCGGCGAATGAAGAGATCAGACATGCCGGAATCCGCTCAGGAACCGGACTTCGGGGCGACGTGCGAGCCGTTGAGGAGCCGGAGCTGCCCGTCGGTCACCACGGTTTCGCCGGCGTGCAGCCCTGCTTCCACGATGGTTTCCCCGCCTACGGTGCGCCCCACGGTAACGTTGCGCATCTCCGCGGTGTTGTCGGGCTTGACCACGAAGACGAACGAGCCGCTCTGGCTAGTGCTGATCGCCTGCGACGGCACGACTAGGGCATGCGGCTGGGTCGTCAGCGTCAGGACCACGGTGACAAACTGCCCGGGCCACAATCGCCGCTGCGTGTTGGCAAAGGTGGCCTTCAGCCGGATCGTGCCGGTGGTGTAGTCCACGACGTTGTCCACAAAAGAGAGCGTGCCCTGTTCCGAGACATTCGGCTGATCAGGAATCATAGCCGTCACGCGCATTTTGCGCTCGGCGTGGTAGCGCTTGACGTCGGCAAGATTCTGCTCGGGAATCGCAAACGTCACATAAATGGGCGTGATCTGGTTGATAGTCACCAGAATGGGCACGTCGTTGGCCTTGGTCAGGTTGCCGGGGCGGACCAGCACGCTGCCCGTGCGCCCGTTGATCGGCGAGCGGATTTCGCAATACTGCAGATTCAGCCGCGCCGATTCGATGGCCGCGCGGTCGGACTGCACCACGGCTTCCTGTGCCTCGGCGTCGGCGCGTTGCGTGTCGTACTGCAGCTTGGGGACAATGCCCTGCTCGAAGAGGTTCTGATAGCGCTCGGCCAGCACGCGCGCATTCTGCGCTTTGGCCTGGTCGCGGGCGAGATCCGCCTGCGCCTGCTTCAAGGCCACTTCAAACGGGCGCTTGTCGATTTCGAACAGCAGCTCGCCCTTGTGGACGTCCTGGCCCTCCAGGAAATGCACAGCCATCACCGGGCCGGTCACCTGGGCCTTGATGGACACGCTGGCGAGGGCCTCCACATTCCCGATGGCGCGCAGCTCGACCGGAACGTCCTTCTCCACGGCCTGGGCGACCACCACCGGCACGGCGGGCGCTGCCGGAGCCGCGGCCTGCGGCTTCCCGCAGCCGGCAAACAACAGCGCGGCGAACCCCAGACCCACAGCGGCCAGCGCGGGGCGCCTTACGGCGGCAGGCAGCCGCCGGACATTTCGAAACAAGGTCGACCGCTTCGCGGTCATGCATACGATTGAGGGCATCATCTCGTCTTGATATCGGATTCGACTTGCGTCGGGAACGGCCTGGATCTCCGTCTGGACTTCCTGCTTAACCAGCAGTCACGGGCAGAAATATTCTCCTATCGCTCTTCCTACCACATAGATGCGGCCAGCAACGAACCGGTTTCATGAAATCCGCCCCTCTATCCAAGGGGCTGACCGCTGCGCTCCGGGACGCCTGGCGCCGCGCTCGATCCTTTCTTTCGCAACCCGATTGCGCCAGCCTGTAGCCCGGGCAAGCTCGTTTTCCGGGGTGAAGTTCAGGATTCCGGAGCGAGGCGTCGGTATTTGCCCCGGAAGAAGAGCAGCGGCTCCCCGCCCTGGATTTCCGCGCTTTGCACTTCGGCGACGAAGATGGTGTGATCGCCGGAAACATGTTTGGCTACCACCTGGCAGGCCATCTGCGCGATCGTCCCTTCCAGGAGTGGAATGCCGTTTTCCGTCCAACGGTAGCGGATTCCCAGCTTCTCTTCGGTTTCGAGACTCTTCTCGCTCCGCGAGAAATACCGCGAAAGGTCCTGCTGCTCCGCGGTAAGCACGGCAATGCCGAAACGTCGCTTCTTCTGCAGCAGCGGCAGCATCTTCGCCTGCTGGTCCACGCAGATCAGCACCAGCAGCGGCTCCAGGGAAACCGAAGTGAATGAATTTGCGGTCATGCCATGGACCTGGCTCCGCGGGGCCGCCCCGGAACTCGTTGTGTCCTCGACGGTAACGACCGTGACGCCGGTGGCAAACTGCCCCACGGCGCGCCGAAACTCTTCCGGTGTCGGTGTGCGTGTGTTCATCTGGATTTTTCACACCATACCATATCATCCGCCCCGGACGCGAAACCCGGCGCAAAACAGGCACGCGGAAGAAAACCCCGACTTCGCGTATAATCGGTGATTCTTTTCACCCCGCCGCGGGCCTCTGCTGCGGCGGAGCAAAGTACAAGGGGAGAAACCCATCATGTCACGCATCGTTTCCATTCTCGGCGGCACCGGACCCGAAGGTTCGGGGCTCGCTTATCGCTGGGCGCGCGCCGGCGAGCACATTGTCATCGGCTCGCGCGACGCGCAGCGCGCCGCCGAAGCCGCGCGGCAACTCAAGGCCCGCATCGGCGCCGCCGCCAGCGTGGAGGGTGCGGACAACGCCGCCGCCGTGGCCAAGGGCGACATCGTGGTGCTCACCGTGCCCTTCGCCGGCCACGCCGCGCTGCTGAAATCGCTCAAAACCGCCTGGAAGCCCGGCGCTATCGTCATCGACACCACCGTGCCGCTGGCCGCCACTGTCGGCGGGCCTCCAACGCGCATGCTCGGGGTCTGGCAGGGTTCCGCGGCGCAGCAGACGCAGGAGCTCGTCCCCGCGGGCGTCTCCGTCGTCGCTGCGTTTCAGAACCTCGGCGCGGAGATCCTGGCCACCGATGCGCCGGTGGATTGCGACGTTTTGGTGTGCAGCGACGACGAAAAGGCTAAGCAGGCGGCCTCCGAGCTGGCGCTGAAGATTCCCGGCGCGCGCGCGCTCAACGGCGGCAAACTGGAAAACGCGCGCATCGTGGAATCGCTGACCGCGCTGCTGATCGGGTTGAATATCCGTTACAAAGTGCACAGCGCGGGGATTCGCTTTACCGGACTGCCGGTGAAGTAGTTGACCGCTTTGCGGTCACGCATGAAGTTGATCGCTTCGCGGCCGCGCACCACGTTATAACGCGAGGAGCGCGCGGGCGAGTTTGCGCTTCTGCGCCAGCGTGCTCATCACCGTGGGGATCACCGCTACCTCCATCCCCAGCGAGCGGATCGAGGTAGCCTGCGCCCGGTCCGCGGGATCCACCACAAACGTACCCGTGAAATCGGCGTAGAGCCGCGCCACCCCGCGCGCGGAAACTTCGTAGCCCAGTTGCGCCAGCATGCGGTCTGAGGGGCCCTTCAGCGACTTCCCCCCGACGATCGGGCACACCGCGACCACGTCCTTCTTGCGCGCCTGCAGCGCCTCGCGCACTCCCCGCACCGCCAGGATTGGTCCGATGCTGATCAGCGGATTGCTCGGGCAGATGATGATCCGCTGCGCCTCGCGAATGGCTTCCAGCACGCCCGGGGCGGGCGCAGCAGTTTCCACGTTTTCGAAGCGGATGCCGCGCACCACCGGCTCGGCGCGGCGTTTCACCAGATACTCCTGAAAGTGCAGCGGCCCCTCGTTCGAATCGATGATCGTGGGCACCGGCTGGTTGGACATCGGCAGGATGCGCGACTTCACTCCCAGCGCGAGGCGGATCGCCTGGGCCGCCTCGGCCAGCGTCCTCCCCTCGGCGAGCAGCGCGGTGCGGTGGAGGTGCGTGGCGAGATCGCGGTCGCCGAGGTTGAACCATCCCTCGCGGCCGTACGCGCGCAGCCGCTCCAGCACGTGAAATGTCTCCGCCGGAAAGCCCCAGCCCTTGGCCGCGTCCACGATCCCGGCCAGCGTGTAGGTGACGATGTCCAGGTCCGGCGAGATGCGCAGC is a genomic window of Terriglobia bacterium containing:
- a CDS encoding efflux RND transporter permease subunit, translated to MSDLFIRRPIATTLVMLAILFFGLFAYRILPVSDLPNVDFPTIQVFAALPGASPETMASSVATPLEKQFSTIQGLDSMSSVNQLGTTQITLQFNLNRNLDGAAQDVQTAITQAGAQLPQNMPAPPSFFKVNPADQPILYIAMSSPSLPLSLVDEFAETYLAQRISTISGVAQVSVYGAQKYAVRVQLDPRKLASRGIGVDEVQKAVQQGNVNLPTGTLWGQHRAVTVQATGQLTNAAAYRSLIVAYRGGSPVRLADVGSVLDSVENDKVASWFNGERAIVLAVQRQPGTNTVEVVDSIKRLMPVYRAQIPPSVKLEILYDRSVSIRDSVHDVKTTLLLTIALVILVIFLFLRNLSATVIPSLAVPMSIIGTFAVMYLLGYSVDNLSMMALTLSVGFVVDDAIVMLENIVRHMEAGEPVMEAAFRGAREVGFTILSMTLSLAAVFLPVLFMGGILGRLLHEFSVTIGMAILVSGFVSLTLTPMLCSRFLRSAHEQKHGWLYNSFENGYQAVERAYEGSLRFALRHRLATVLLSVLMLAGTVELFRVIPKGFLPSEDTGQVFIFTEAQEGISFEAMAEHQKQLMAIVQQQPYVANAFSSIGGGSSGAAGGSNSGRLFIRLTPRNTRPHVDRIIEDLRPKLAVVPGIRAYPQNLPPIRIGGQLTKALYQFTMQSTETTALYRAAAEFEAKARTLPGLQDVNTDMQIKNPQVDVLIDRDKASALGVTAAQIEDALYTSYGARQISTIYTPTNEYRVIMELEPRYQRDPAALPLLYIRSGTGQLVPLDAVARLRPSVGPLAVTHLGQLPAVTLSFNLKPGVALGTGVAQVSELARTTLPATITTSFQGTAQAFESSVAGLGVLLLMSILVIYIILGVLYESFIHPLTILSGLPSAGFGALLTLYLFHYDLNLYGFVGVIMLVGIVKKNAIMMIDFALAAQRHDNLAPAEAIFKGCIVRFRPIMMTTMSALMGTLPIALGYGAGAESRRPLGLAVVGGLLLSQVVTLYLTPAVFIYMDQFESWITRSFRRGTPQAAQQTAD
- the npdG gene encoding NADPH-dependent F420 reductase, whose product is MSRIVSILGGTGPEGSGLAYRWARAGEHIVIGSRDAQRAAEAARQLKARIGAAASVEGADNAAAVAKGDIVVLTVPFAGHAALLKSLKTAWKPGAIVIDTTVPLAATVGGPPTRMLGVWQGSAAQQTQELVPAGVSVVAAFQNLGAEILATDAPVDCDVLVCSDDEKAKQAASELALKIPGARALNGGKLENARIVESLTALLIGLNIRYKVHSAGIRFTGLPVK
- a CDS encoding flavin reductase family protein; translated protein: MNTRTPTPEEFRRAVGQFATGVTVVTVEDTTSSGAAPRSQVHGMTANSFTSVSLEPLLVLICVDQQAKMLPLLQKKRRFGIAVLTAEQQDLSRYFSRSEKSLETEEKLGIRYRWTENGIPLLEGTIAQMACQVVAKHVSGDHTIFVAEVQSAEIQGGEPLLFFRGKYRRLAPES
- the cofD gene encoding 2-phospho-L-lactate transferase, translating into MSGVSGRKKVPRARRPSLKLAALAGGVGASKLLLGLYAVCDPVKLDVIVNTGDDIVLHGLRISPDLDIVTYTLAGIVDAAKGWGFPAETFHVLERLRAYGREGWFNLGDRDLATHLHRTALLAEGRTLAEAAQAIRLALGVKSRILPMSNQPVPTIIDSNEGPLHFQEYLVKRRAEPVVRGIRFENVETAAPAPGVLEAIREAQRIIICPSNPLISIGPILAVRGVREALQARKKDVVAVCPIVGGKSLKGPSDRMLAQLGYEVSARGVARLYADFTGTFVVDPADRAQATSIRSLGMEVAVIPTVMSTLAQKRKLARALLAL
- a CDS encoding efflux RND transporter periplasmic adaptor subunit, whose protein sequence is MTAKRSTLFRNVRRLPAAVRRPALAAVGLGFAALLFAGCGKPQAAAPAAPAVPVVVAQAVEKDVPVELRAIGNVEALASVSIKAQVTGPVMAVHFLEGQDVHKGELLFEIDKRPFEVALKQAQADLARDQAKAQNARVLAERYQNLFEQGIVPKLQYDTQRADAEAQEAVVQSDRAAIESARLNLQYCEIRSPINGRTGSVLVRPGNLTKANDVPILVTINQITPIYVTFAIPEQNLADVKRYHAERKMRVTAMIPDQPNVSEQGTLSFVDNVVDYTTGTIRLKATFANTQRRLWPGQFVTVVLTLTTQPHALVVPSQAISTSQSGSFVFVVKPDNTAEMRNVTVGRTVGGETIVEAGLHAGETVVTDGQLRLLNGSHVAPKSGS